The following coding sequences are from one Ornithodoros turicata isolate Travis chromosome 1, ASM3712646v1, whole genome shotgun sequence window:
- the LOC135377940 gene encoding uncharacterized protein LOC135377940: MKGMTFALISGFLAALASLCGKFSMTADETQNLCEILSSNWFSNGSSHYFCDRMVTTLRLSFFTLMITCNAVMWTLFTKALRLCTTTLEATVTNTASNFFSTAIFGQTLFGERLTLLWWLGTVLILFGLLLMHKGSQVGKPWHTQYSREPSHHFKIS, from the exons ATGAAGGGGATGACATTTGCTCTGATTTCTGGCTTCCTCGCTGCTCTCGCTTCCTTATGTGGGAAGTTTTCTATGACAGCGGATGAAACGCAAAACTTGTGCGAGATCTTATCTTCTAATTGGTTTTCAAATGGAAGCTCTCATTACTTTTGCGACAGG aTGGTTACGACGCTACGACTTTCTTTCTTTACCTTGATGATTACCTGCAACGCTGTTATGTGGACCTTATTCACAAAAGCATTAcggctttgcacaaccactttGGAAGCTACTGTCACGAACACTGCTTCCAATTTTTTCTCCACG GCTATCTTTGGCCAGACCTTGTTTGGTGAACGTCTGACACTGCTGTGGTGGCTTGGAACAGTGCTGATACTCTTTGGTCTTTTGCTGATGCACAAGGGTAGTCAAGTTGGCAAACCATGGCATACACAATACAGTCGGGAACCTTCGCATCACTTCAAGATATCGTGA